A single Saccharolobus shibatae B12 DNA region contains:
- the rimI gene encoding ribosomal protein S18-alanine N-acetyltransferase, translating into MELAEKDKGRDFTLRNARMDDIDQIIKINRLTLPENYPYYFFVEHLKEYGLAFFVAVVDDKVVGYIMPRIEWGFSNIKQLPSLVRKGHVVSIAVLEEYRRKGIATALLEASMKSMKNDYNAEEIYLEVRVTNYPAIALYEKLNFKKVKVLKGYYADGEDAYLMARQL; encoded by the coding sequence ATGGAGCTCGCTGAAAAAGATAAAGGAAGAGATTTCACACTAAGAAATGCAAGAATGGATGATATAGACCAAATAATAAAAATAAATAGACTAACACTACCAGAAAATTACCCATATTATTTTTTCGTTGAACATTTAAAGGAATACGGCTTAGCATTTTTCGTAGCCGTAGTTGACGATAAAGTAGTAGGATATATAATGCCTAGAATAGAATGGGGATTTAGCAACATTAAGCAGTTACCCTCATTAGTTAGAAAAGGACATGTGGTTTCAATAGCGGTATTAGAAGAGTATAGAAGAAAAGGAATAGCTACTGCGTTATTAGAAGCCTCAATGAAAAGCATGAAAAATGACTATAATGCTGAGGAAATATATTTAGAAGTAAGAGTTACCAACTATCCTGCAATTGCTCTATATGAGAAACTGAACTTCAAGAAAGTTAAGGTGCTAAAAGGTTACTATGCTGATGGAGAAGATGCCTATCTTATGGCAAGACAACTCTAG
- the coaBC gene encoding bifunctional phosphopantothenoylcysteine decarboxylase/phosphopantothenate--cysteine ligase CoaBC, translated as MHTYMTHPSKKIIGSVSKDLANRKVLLAVTGSVAIYKSLDLARSLMRNGAEVSVIMSKDAAKLISPEMFKWATGNDVFTKLTGDLEHVSLAEDNDIMIVAPSTANTIVKIAYGIADTPITATALNFVGMKKPLIIVPSMHLQMYISPQVADAVNRLKGIGVEIIEPDIIGDLAHYPELEYLTGRITSFILRGKDLSGLNILVTAGPTREYLDSVRFISNPSSGTMGISIANEAYFRGANVRVISGPISSKLEPYVRDIVRIETTEEMLNEVVKSIENDKFSVVILAGAPADYKFKNRSDTKIDSHTEIPKVELERTPKISEYIRKYNILLVGFSAETVNSDEELIEKAKIKMRRHGFDLIVANNVRRKDIGFSSEYNEVIVIDKAGNVRKIEKNFKTVVARKILDIVKEQLKR; from the coding sequence ATGCACACATACATGACGCATCCTTCAAAGAAGATAATCGGGAGTGTAAGTAAGGACCTAGCTAATAGAAAGGTATTATTAGCAGTAACTGGAAGTGTAGCGATATATAAATCATTAGATTTGGCCAGAAGCTTAATGAGGAATGGCGCAGAAGTGAGCGTTATCATGAGTAAAGATGCAGCGAAACTAATTTCTCCAGAGATGTTTAAGTGGGCTACTGGGAATGACGTATTTACTAAACTTACTGGAGACCTAGAACACGTTTCGTTGGCAGAAGATAATGATATAATGATTGTAGCTCCCTCAACTGCAAATACTATAGTAAAGATAGCTTACGGAATAGCTGATACACCAATAACTGCTACTGCGTTGAATTTCGTTGGGATGAAAAAGCCCTTAATTATAGTTCCTTCAATGCATTTACAAATGTATATTTCGCCTCAAGTCGCAGATGCTGTAAATAGGTTAAAGGGGATAGGAGTAGAGATAATAGAACCAGATATAATAGGAGATTTAGCGCACTATCCAGAATTAGAATACTTAACCGGCAGAATAACCTCATTTATTTTGAGGGGAAAAGACTTATCTGGACTTAATATACTAGTTACTGCTGGACCTACACGTGAGTATTTAGACTCTGTCAGATTTATATCAAATCCCAGTAGCGGAACCATGGGGATATCTATTGCGAATGAAGCTTATTTTAGAGGAGCTAATGTTAGAGTTATTTCTGGTCCTATAAGTTCTAAGCTAGAACCTTACGTTAGGGATATAGTGCGTATAGAGACAACTGAGGAGATGCTTAATGAAGTTGTAAAAAGTATAGAAAATGACAAGTTTAGTGTTGTAATTTTAGCGGGAGCTCCTGCTGATTATAAGTTTAAAAACAGATCTGATACTAAAATAGACAGCCATACAGAAATACCAAAAGTTGAATTAGAAAGAACGCCAAAAATTTCTGAATATATAAGGAAGTACAATATATTATTAGTAGGTTTTTCCGCAGAGACTGTAAATTCCGATGAGGAGTTGATTGAGAAAGCCAAAATTAAGATGAGAAGACACGGATTTGATTTAATTGTGGCGAATAATGTTAGGAGGAAGGATATAGGATTTTCATCTGAATATAATGAAGTTATAGTTATAGATAAGGCTGGTAATGTAAGGAAGATAGAAAAGAATTTTAAGACGGTGGTAGCGAGGAAGATATTGGATATAGTAAAGGAGCAGTTAAAGAGATGA
- the glmM gene encoding phosphoglucosamine mutase, with the protein MGKLFGTDGIRGIANTELQPEFALKIGKAVGTYFGKGARILIGRDVRAGGDMLLRAVESGLLSSGVLVYEAGMAPTPAFQYGVKTLGYDGGIIITASHNPAEYNGIKVLSPHGIEISREDEDKIEDIYFNNKFHVVEWNGLVNDVKREDKVIETYVHGILSQVDTDKIRSKKYKVLIDPANSVGTLVTPIVARELGCKVFTINGNLDPLFSARTPEPTFESLSETAKVAKQLGVDLAVAHDGDADRAIFIDSIGRVQWGDRSGTLLSYWASIKAPNLPKRIFTAVSSSSLVEEYLKQYNIQVRWTKVGSVDIAHMLFKEKGVAGFEENGGFMYPPHQAVRDGAMSFALMLEMMASENENSAELFNRLPVYYLVKTKVRITEKSNIEKIYDEIIDKYGKYGNIVTIDGVKIIGNDFWLLVRKSGTEPIIRILVEAKDENKSKELAKELEKLVSELA; encoded by the coding sequence ATGGGTAAGTTATTTGGAACTGATGGAATAAGAGGAATTGCTAATACTGAATTGCAACCAGAATTTGCGTTAAAGATAGGAAAAGCCGTAGGAACATATTTCGGTAAAGGTGCTAGAATTCTAATAGGCAGGGATGTAAGAGCCGGAGGAGATATGTTACTTAGAGCCGTTGAGAGTGGACTATTGAGTAGTGGCGTATTGGTCTATGAAGCGGGGATGGCTCCTACTCCAGCATTCCAGTACGGTGTGAAAACTTTAGGATATGACGGTGGTATTATAATAACCGCTAGTCATAATCCAGCTGAATATAATGGTATCAAAGTCCTTTCTCCACATGGCATTGAGATATCTAGGGAAGACGAGGATAAAATAGAAGATATATACTTTAATAATAAATTTCATGTAGTAGAATGGAATGGTTTAGTAAATGATGTGAAAAGAGAAGACAAAGTTATTGAAACTTACGTACATGGGATACTCTCTCAAGTTGATACTGATAAAATTAGGAGCAAAAAGTATAAGGTCCTCATAGATCCTGCAAATAGTGTAGGTACATTAGTAACTCCAATTGTAGCAAGGGAATTGGGATGCAAAGTTTTTACTATCAATGGGAATTTAGATCCTCTATTTTCAGCTAGAACACCCGAACCCACATTTGAGAGTCTTAGTGAGACTGCAAAAGTTGCTAAACAGTTAGGCGTAGATTTGGCAGTAGCTCATGATGGTGACGCGGATAGGGCAATTTTCATAGACTCCATAGGGAGAGTTCAATGGGGCGATAGAAGCGGTACTTTATTGTCATACTGGGCTTCGATAAAAGCTCCAAATCTGCCTAAGCGTATATTTACTGCAGTTTCTAGCTCTAGCTTAGTTGAAGAATATCTAAAACAGTACAATATACAGGTTAGGTGGACTAAGGTAGGTAGTGTAGACATCGCACATATGCTATTTAAGGAAAAAGGAGTAGCGGGATTTGAGGAAAATGGTGGATTTATGTATCCTCCTCATCAAGCAGTAAGAGATGGTGCAATGTCATTCGCTTTAATGCTGGAAATGATGGCATCCGAGAATGAAAACTCTGCTGAACTATTTAATAGACTTCCTGTTTATTATTTAGTGAAAACAAAAGTAAGAATTACGGAAAAGAGTAATATAGAGAAGATTTATGACGAAATAATAGATAAGTACGGAAAGTACGGGAATATAGTTACAATAGATGGTGTTAAGATTATTGGAAACGATTTCTGGCTCCTAGTTAGGAAGAGTGGTACAGAGCCAATAATAAGAATACTAGTTGAGGCAAAAGATGAGAATAAATCCAAAGAATTAGCTAAAGAGTTAGAAAAGTTGGTGAGTGAGTTAGCATGA
- a CDS encoding Trm112 family protein — protein MKYRLMDLLACPMCKHFPLKLFVFSEKEIDRKLSQEDKKPLCELYCAYKSAFIKDLNSLPPCEECIRNEIVEGVLYCESCNRWYPIIDEIPRMLPDKLRKEEEDIKFLEKHKDKIPKTILSSGVPFRLK, from the coding sequence ATGAAATATAGGTTAATGGATTTACTCGCGTGCCCTATGTGCAAACATTTTCCATTAAAACTTTTTGTTTTCTCAGAAAAGGAAATAGACAGAAAATTAAGTCAAGAAGATAAAAAACCGTTGTGCGAATTATATTGTGCATATAAATCCGCATTTATTAAGGATTTAAACTCTCTGCCTCCTTGTGAGGAGTGTATTAGAAACGAAATAGTAGAAGGGGTGCTTTATTGTGAATCTTGTAATAGATGGTATCCAATAATTGATGAAATTCCAAGAATGTTACCAGATAAACTGAGAAAAGAAGAAGAGGATATCAAATTTTTGGAGAAACATAAAGACAAGATTCCGAAGACCATACTAAGTAGCGGTGTTCCTTTTCGTTTAAAATGA
- a CDS encoding DUF2153 domain-containing protein produces MESSFIGNLDEWIKLQKNLLSTLKDMEKKEKTEDMDRLDLILASRTAFQHMMRTLKAFDQWLQDPMVIKHMPREMLEDVKNTSWELLQRLLELDIRHTSQFREMISKMSKEGKLDPLIWTRPVTEEHPERERRGPLSTI; encoded by the coding sequence ATGGAAAGTTCATTTATAGGAAATTTAGATGAATGGATAAAATTGCAGAAGAATTTATTGAGTACTTTAAAAGATATGGAGAAAAAGGAGAAAACTGAGGATATGGATAGATTAGACTTGATATTAGCGTCTAGAACTGCATTTCAGCATATGATGAGAACGTTAAAGGCCTTTGATCAATGGTTACAAGATCCAATGGTTATAAAACATATGCCTAGAGAAATGTTAGAGGATGTAAAGAATACTAGTTGGGAGTTGCTTCAGAGATTATTAGAGTTAGATATTAGACATACAAGTCAATTTAGAGAAATGATCTCGAAAATGAGCAAAGAAGGCAAATTGGATCCATTAATATGGACTAGACCAGTAACTGAAGAACATCCAGAAAGAGAAAGAAGAGGTCCATTATCTACGATTTAA
- a CDS encoding DUF1411 domain-containing protein, with translation MSQPGQQKSKDVKMVSKQVISTNIINEDKRKLQLLYIIRQIGKLTEKSIIMLLYELKQKGVDLGYQFNVIGNNVFSLMAKEDLTSLLYLGLIENDPVSKKIGISNNGIEILDKTQIEEDFKNKVAQALNEIKTKILAYDEEYNLKIKNEMKLRRR, from the coding sequence TTGTCACAACCGGGACAACAAAAGTCTAAAGACGTAAAGATGGTATCTAAACAAGTTATAAGTACCAATATAATAAATGAGGATAAGAGAAAATTACAGCTATTATATATAATAAGACAAATAGGTAAATTGACTGAAAAATCTATAATAATGTTGCTATATGAATTGAAGCAGAAAGGTGTTGATTTAGGATATCAATTCAATGTAATAGGAAACAATGTATTTAGTTTAATGGCAAAAGAGGATTTAACTTCGCTCTTATATCTAGGGCTAATAGAAAATGATCCAGTATCTAAGAAAATAGGTATCTCGAACAATGGTATAGAGATATTAGACAAAACTCAAATAGAAGAGGACTTCAAAAATAAAGTAGCTCAAGCTCTAAACGAAATAAAAACAAAAATACTCGCATATGATGAGGAGTATAACCTAAAGATAAAAAATGAGATGAAATTAAGAAGGAGATAA
- a CDS encoding orotidine 5'-phosphate decarboxylase / HUMPS family protein — translation MREVLLEKLRTEKFLQIALDFIDINDAIKVVNEVKDLENEIIEIGTPLLKSFGIEGIRKIKSIVPDKIIVADTKTADAGDVEVEIAKLGGANIMTVLGIMDNSTIHSAVKKARELDILVQADLINVKNVYERAKELKQLGVDIIGFHVGLDVQKSRGISVADLKSEIRKVSELDLLISIAGGLNKDRILELIDLPVSIYVVGGAITRSKEPKNVSKEIVNILKGR, via the coding sequence GCTCTAGATTTTATAGATATCAATGACGCAATAAAAGTAGTTAATGAAGTTAAAGATCTAGAAAATGAAATCATTGAAATAGGAACACCATTACTAAAATCATTCGGGATAGAAGGAATAAGAAAAATAAAATCAATAGTTCCAGATAAAATAATTGTGGCTGATACTAAAACTGCAGATGCAGGAGACGTTGAAGTTGAAATAGCTAAACTAGGCGGAGCTAACATAATGACAGTTTTAGGAATAATGGACAATTCAACTATTCATTCAGCGGTAAAAAAGGCTAGAGAATTAGATATACTAGTCCAGGCTGATTTAATCAACGTTAAAAACGTATATGAAAGAGCAAAAGAACTTAAGCAATTAGGAGTAGATATTATAGGTTTCCATGTAGGTTTGGATGTACAAAAGAGTAGAGGCATAAGTGTAGCAGATTTAAAGAGTGAAATCAGAAAGGTATCTGAGCTAGACTTATTAATATCAATAGCTGGAGGCTTAAATAAAGATAGAATTTTAGAACTCATAGATCTACCGGTAAGCATATATGTAGTAGGAGGAGCGATAACTCGAAGTAAGGAACCTAAGAACGTCTCTAAAGAGATAGTTAACATATTAAAGGGGAGATAA